From the Deltaproteobacteria bacterium genome, one window contains:
- the mraZ gene encoding division/cell wall cluster transcriptional repressor MraZ, translating to MSQMMFKGRFRHTLDEKGRLAIPARFKEVLKQKSEDCLVVTNHYNCLWAFTRDIWQTIEEHAAGMSLLDQSVTRYLRYFISGAQECPIKAGRITIPQDLREIAGLKKDVILVGGLKIFEIWDLEKWEEEFQEAQRSFPEVSQSLSGLGI from the coding sequence GTGTCACAGATGATGTTCAAGGGACGTTTCAGACATACACTCGATGAGAAGGGACGATTGGCGATCCCCGCGCGATTCAAGGAGGTCCTCAAGCAGAAAAGCGAGGATTGCCTCGTCGTGACCAACCACTACAATTGCCTCTGGGCCTTTACCCGTGACATCTGGCAGACCATCGAGGAGCATGCTGCGGGAATGTCCCTTCTGGACCAATCGGTGACGCGTTACCTCCGCTATTTTATCTCGGGCGCACAGGAATGTCCAATCAAAGCCGGCCGGATCACTATCCCACAGGACTTGAGGGAGATTGCGGGCCTGAAAAAGGACGTGATCCTGGTCGGCGGGCTCAAGATTTTTGAGATTTGGGACCTGGAGAAGTGGGAAGAGGAATTCCAGGAGGCACAACGGAGTTTTCCGGAAGTCAGTCAGTCCTTGTCGGGACTCGGTATCTAG